The following coding sequences are from one Microtus pennsylvanicus isolate mMicPen1 chromosome 1, mMicPen1.hap1, whole genome shotgun sequence window:
- the Ggn gene encoding gametogenetin isoform X2, protein MIDRERRLRPPSKMGNVQSEPSAGGGSRKEQASDRASDSRRTPLVEPEVTPSSPAMRLARGLGVWFPGSSGPPGLLIPPEPQASPTPLPLTLELPSPVTPPPEEAATAAVSTPPPPPVGSLLPAPSKWRKPTGTAVPRIRGLLEASHRGQGDPPSLRPLPPLPRQLTEKEPVPKAPAPPPTLLEPRKQLPPAPPPCDPQPPSRRITLASSATSPTESQVRHSSEGQAAGGARGGAPPQVGEGEMARSATSESGLSLLCKVTFKSGPHLSPASASVPLAAKPSVGAGGGGGLFASSGAISYAEVLKQGPQPPGATRPMGEVPRAAQETEGGDGDGEGCSGPPSAPAPLARALPPPPYTTFPGSKPKFDWVSPPDGTERHFRFNGAAGGIGAPRRRTTTLSGPWGSPPSRSGQTHPASGPRRTPPALLAPPMFIFPAPTNSDPVHSVPPGPQQIPALPPPPPTPPTTPPPAPPPTPQPPALPRTPILVARPPTPGPGQAESALAPTPPPSLPSTVAADQVPPPLPTPVPATSPAPATPAEPPPVPQPTKIRTRKNKGPRAARGVIREEVISGDGPRELTSNPVTDSNRGGGGSSSGTSTAGAPNKGAVRHWPPFEVLNSCPCKCYCRHQPRHRRLPRNVSAWLSTPTNHLSEPPWVATVKLAGSLVAGLEHYDLQATHSN, encoded by the exons ATGATCGACAGAGAGAGACG TCTCCGACCTCCGTCGAAAATGGGGAACGTGCAGTCGGAGCCTTCCGCAGGCGGAGGCTCCCGTAAAGAGCAGGCCTCAGACCGCGCATCCGACTCCCGCAGGACGCCTCTGGTGGAGCCCGAGGTGACCCCCTCATCCCCAGCCATGCGCCTGGCTCGAGGGCTGGGCGTCTGGTTCCCTGGCAGTTCCGGGCCCCCGGGACTCCTGATACCTCCGGAGCCCCAGGCCTCACCCACGCCCCTGCCCCTGACCTTAGAACTGCCCTCACCAGTGACACCCCCTCCAGAGGAGGCGGCTACGGCGGCGGTCTCCACACCACCCCCGCCCCCCGTGGGGTCCCTGCTGCCCGCGCCATCTAAGTGGCGAAAACCCACGGGCACTGCAGTGCCTCGGATCCGCGGCCTGTTGGAGGCGAGCCATCGTGGTCAGGGTGACCCTCCGAGCCTCCGCCCGCTGCCACCGCTGCCCCGGCAACTCACCGAAAAAGAACCGGTCCCGAAGGCCCCAGCCCCACCTCCGACGCTCCTAGAGCCTCGGAAGCAGCTACCTCCAGCACCTCCGCCTTGCGACCCGCAGCCCCCTAGCCGGAGAATCACTCTGGCCTCGTCGGCCACAAGCCCCACAGAAAGCCAGGTCAGGCATAGCAGCGAGGGTCAGGCGGCCGGGGGAGCCCGCGGAGGGGCGCCGCCCCAAGTCGGAGAGGGCGAAATGGCTCGGTCTGCTACTTCTGAGTCCGGCCTGAGTCTGCTGTGTAAAGTCACCTTCAAGTCCGGGCCCCACTTGTCCCCCGCATCAGCCTCGGTCCCCTTAGCAGCCAAACCCTCAGTTGGGGCCGGTGGTGGCGGAGGACTGTTTGCCTCGTCGGGGGCCATCTCTTATGCCGAGGTCCTGAAGCAAGGGCCCCAACCTCCTGGAGCCACTCGTCCCATGGGAGAGGTCCCTCGTGCAGCTCAGGAAACCGAGGGCGGTGATGGAGATGGCGAAGGGTGTTCTGGTCCCCCTTCGGCGCCTGCTCCCCTTGCCCGGGCTCTACCACCACCCCCTTACACCACCTTCCCAGGTTCAAAGCCCAAATTCGACTGGGTGAGCCCTCCCGATGGCACTGAACGGCACTTCCGATTCAACGGGGCTGCAGGGGGAATCGGGGCACCCCGAAGGCGCACAACCACACTCTCAGGGCCATGGGGCTCCCCTCCATCAAGGTCAGGTCAGACGCATCCAGCTTCAGGGCCCCGGAGAACCCCACCTGCCTTGCTGGCGCCACCCATGTTCATCTTCCCAGCGCCCACCAATAGCGACCCTGTACACTCAGTGCCTCCAGGTCCGCAGCAGATACCTGCGTTGCCACCGCCACCACCCACACCACCAACCACTCCGCCACCGGCGCCGCCACCCACACCACAGCCACCAGCGCTCCCGAGGACGCCGATACTGGTGGCCCGTCCGCCTACCCCAGGCCCTGGCCAGGCAGAGTCAGCCTTggctcccacccctcctccctctctgccctctACCGTGGCCGCCGACCAGGTCCCGCCCCCGCTCCCGACCCCTGTTCCGGCCACATCCCCAGCTCCAGCAACTCCTGCTGAGCCACCGCCAGTGCCTCAACCCACCAAGATTCGTACACGCAAGAACAAAGGTCCCCGAGCGGCCCGGGGTGTGATCCGTGAAGAGGTTATATCTGGAGATGGTCCTCGAGAACTGACTTCAAATCCGGTGACTGACAGCAACAGAGGGGGTGGTGGTAGCAGCAGTGGAACCTCCACAGCCGGTGCCCCTAACAAGGGTGCAGTGCGCCACTGGCCACCTTTCGAGGTGCTTAATTCTTGCCCCTGCAAGTGCTACTGCCGCCATCAACCCCGCCACCGACGCCTGCCTCGCAACGTGTCTGCCTG gctGAGCACACCCACCAACCACCTGAGTGAGCCGCCCTGGGTGGCCACCGTCAAGCTGGCTGGCTCCCTAGTAGCTGGACTGGAGCACTACGACTTGCAGGCCACCCATTCCAACTGA
- the Ggn gene encoding gametogenetin isoform X1, translated as MQTGTVQEQPEPWSPRRTRRLTGGNLFNHSLRPPSKMGNVQSEPSAGGGSRKEQASDRASDSRRTPLVEPEVTPSSPAMRLARGLGVWFPGSSGPPGLLIPPEPQASPTPLPLTLELPSPVTPPPEEAATAAVSTPPPPPVGSLLPAPSKWRKPTGTAVPRIRGLLEASHRGQGDPPSLRPLPPLPRQLTEKEPVPKAPAPPPTLLEPRKQLPPAPPPCDPQPPSRRITLASSATSPTESQVRHSSEGQAAGGARGGAPPQVGEGEMARSATSESGLSLLCKVTFKSGPHLSPASASVPLAAKPSVGAGGGGGLFASSGAISYAEVLKQGPQPPGATRPMGEVPRAAQETEGGDGDGEGCSGPPSAPAPLARALPPPPYTTFPGSKPKFDWVSPPDGTERHFRFNGAAGGIGAPRRRTTTLSGPWGSPPSRSGQTHPASGPRRTPPALLAPPMFIFPAPTNSDPVHSVPPGPQQIPALPPPPPTPPTTPPPAPPPTPQPPALPRTPILVARPPTPGPGQAESALAPTPPPSLPSTVAADQVPPPLPTPVPATSPAPATPAEPPPVPQPTKIRTRKNKGPRAARGVIREEVISGDGPRELTSNPVTDSNRGGGGSSSGTSTAGAPNKGAVRHWPPFEVLNSCPCKCYCRHQPRHRRLPRNVSAWLSTPTNHLSEPPWVATVKLAGSLVAGLEHYDLQATHSN; from the exons ATGCAGACAGGGACAGTCCAAGAACAGCCTGAGCCGTGGAGTCCCCGCAGAACCCGCCGACTGACTGGTGGAAATTTATTTAACCACAGTCTCCGACCTCCGTCGAAAATGGGGAACGTGCAGTCGGAGCCTTCCGCAGGCGGAGGCTCCCGTAAAGAGCAGGCCTCAGACCGCGCATCCGACTCCCGCAGGACGCCTCTGGTGGAGCCCGAGGTGACCCCCTCATCCCCAGCCATGCGCCTGGCTCGAGGGCTGGGCGTCTGGTTCCCTGGCAGTTCCGGGCCCCCGGGACTCCTGATACCTCCGGAGCCCCAGGCCTCACCCACGCCCCTGCCCCTGACCTTAGAACTGCCCTCACCAGTGACACCCCCTCCAGAGGAGGCGGCTACGGCGGCGGTCTCCACACCACCCCCGCCCCCCGTGGGGTCCCTGCTGCCCGCGCCATCTAAGTGGCGAAAACCCACGGGCACTGCAGTGCCTCGGATCCGCGGCCTGTTGGAGGCGAGCCATCGTGGTCAGGGTGACCCTCCGAGCCTCCGCCCGCTGCCACCGCTGCCCCGGCAACTCACCGAAAAAGAACCGGTCCCGAAGGCCCCAGCCCCACCTCCGACGCTCCTAGAGCCTCGGAAGCAGCTACCTCCAGCACCTCCGCCTTGCGACCCGCAGCCCCCTAGCCGGAGAATCACTCTGGCCTCGTCGGCCACAAGCCCCACAGAAAGCCAGGTCAGGCATAGCAGCGAGGGTCAGGCGGCCGGGGGAGCCCGCGGAGGGGCGCCGCCCCAAGTCGGAGAGGGCGAAATGGCTCGGTCTGCTACTTCTGAGTCCGGCCTGAGTCTGCTGTGTAAAGTCACCTTCAAGTCCGGGCCCCACTTGTCCCCCGCATCAGCCTCGGTCCCCTTAGCAGCCAAACCCTCAGTTGGGGCCGGTGGTGGCGGAGGACTGTTTGCCTCGTCGGGGGCCATCTCTTATGCCGAGGTCCTGAAGCAAGGGCCCCAACCTCCTGGAGCCACTCGTCCCATGGGAGAGGTCCCTCGTGCAGCTCAGGAAACCGAGGGCGGTGATGGAGATGGCGAAGGGTGTTCTGGTCCCCCTTCGGCGCCTGCTCCCCTTGCCCGGGCTCTACCACCACCCCCTTACACCACCTTCCCAGGTTCAAAGCCCAAATTCGACTGGGTGAGCCCTCCCGATGGCACTGAACGGCACTTCCGATTCAACGGGGCTGCAGGGGGAATCGGGGCACCCCGAAGGCGCACAACCACACTCTCAGGGCCATGGGGCTCCCCTCCATCAAGGTCAGGTCAGACGCATCCAGCTTCAGGGCCCCGGAGAACCCCACCTGCCTTGCTGGCGCCACCCATGTTCATCTTCCCAGCGCCCACCAATAGCGACCCTGTACACTCAGTGCCTCCAGGTCCGCAGCAGATACCTGCGTTGCCACCGCCACCACCCACACCACCAACCACTCCGCCACCGGCGCCGCCACCCACACCACAGCCACCAGCGCTCCCGAGGACGCCGATACTGGTGGCCCGTCCGCCTACCCCAGGCCCTGGCCAGGCAGAGTCAGCCTTggctcccacccctcctccctctctgccctctACCGTGGCCGCCGACCAGGTCCCGCCCCCGCTCCCGACCCCTGTTCCGGCCACATCCCCAGCTCCAGCAACTCCTGCTGAGCCACCGCCAGTGCCTCAACCCACCAAGATTCGTACACGCAAGAACAAAGGTCCCCGAGCGGCCCGGGGTGTGATCCGTGAAGAGGTTATATCTGGAGATGGTCCTCGAGAACTGACTTCAAATCCGGTGACTGACAGCAACAGAGGGGGTGGTGGTAGCAGCAGTGGAACCTCCACAGCCGGTGCCCCTAACAAGGGTGCAGTGCGCCACTGGCCACCTTTCGAGGTGCTTAATTCTTGCCCCTGCAAGTGCTACTGCCGCCATCAACCCCGCCACCGACGCCTGCCTCGCAACGTGTCTGCCTG gctGAGCACACCCACCAACCACCTGAGTGAGCCGCCCTGGGTGGCCACCGTCAAGCTGGCTGGCTCCCTAGTAGCTGGACTGGAGCACTACGACTTGCAGGCCACCCATTCCAACTGA
- the Spred3 gene encoding sprouty-related, EVH1 domain-containing protein 3 isoform X2: protein MGAIRGVRYSPSRALGPSGQVRPLCSYPSPKPPPPPPRLPGSPSLPPSPRLPVPVSSAAGTSEGAGANRRRRRRPRRRRSEPGRSLPGRYMVRVRAVVMARDDSSGGWLPVGGGGLSQITLECTLRPGLVYNKVNPIFHHWSLGDCKFGLTFQSPAEADEFQKGLLAALAALSRGSLTPSSSSSSSSPSQDTAETPCPLTSHIDSDSSSSHSRQETSPTAVAAPIVTVESTTAFPPATPPQQRRPSAQSYPPLLPFTGIPEASESLAGAGSQGWGGRGYEDYRRSGLPASLPLSTCVVGFVKTGALRGAALGPPVSLPAPLTEAAPPAPPARPPPGPGPTSAPAKASPEAEEAARCVHCRALFRRRADGRGGRCAEAPDPGRLLVRRLSCLWCAESLLYHCLSDAEGDFSDPCACEPGHPRPAARWAALAALSLAVPCLCCYAPLRACHWVAARCGCAGCGGRHEEAAR from the exons ATGGGGGCTATAAGGGGTGTTCGTTATAGCCCGAGCCGGGCTCTAGGACCCAGCGGGCAAGTACGCCCGCTTTGCTCCTACCCCTCCCCCAagccgccccctccccccccacgtCTTCCaggttccccctccctccccccctcgcCCCGGCTCCCGGTGCCCGTCTCTAGCGCCGCCGGAACCAGCGAGGGAGCGGGAgcgaacaggaggaggaggaggaggccgcGTCGCCGCCGCTCGGAGCCCGGCCGGAGCCTCCCAGGCAG gTACATGGTGCGGGTCCGAGCCGTGGTGATGGCCCGAGATGACTCCAGTGGGGGCTGGCTGCCTGTGGGGGGCGGGGGCCTCAGCCAG ATCACCTTGGAGTGTACCCTCAGGCCAGGTTTGGTTTACAACAAAGTGAACCCTATCTTCCACCACTGGAGCCTGGGTGACTGCAAGTTTGGGCTGACGTTTCAGAGTCCTGCTGAGGCTGATGAATTCCAGAAGGGTCTTCTAGCTGCGCTGGCCGCACTCAGCCGAG GCTCACTCACTccgtcctcttcctcttcctcctcctccccttcccaggaCACTGCAGAGACCCCCTGCCCTCTGACG TCCCACATAGATAGCGACTCCTCCTCCAGTCACAGCCGCCAGGAAACTTCTCCCACAGCTGTCGCAGCGCCCATTGTCACGGTGGAGTCAACAACTGCCTTCCCACCGGCCACTCCTCCACAACAGCGCCGCCCCTCTGCTCAG AGCTACCCTCCGCTTCTACCGTTCACTGGTATTCCAGAAGCCTCAGAGTCTCTAGCCGGGGCAGGGAGCCAGGGCTGGGGCGGCCGTGGCTATGAGGACTACCGGCGATCTGGACTACCGGCATCTCTTCCTCTGTCTACCTGTGTCGTGGGCTTCGTCAAGACTGGTGCATTGAGGGGTGCAGCCCTGGGTCCCCCAGTGTCACTCCCTGCCCCTCTCACTGAGGCTGCACCCCCAGCACCTCCTGCTCGTCCACCCCCGGGTCCGGGCCCCACCTCTGCTCCAGCCAAGGCCTCCCCTGAGGCCGAGGAGGCTGCACGTTGTGTGCACTGCAGAGCACTCTTCCGCCGCCGTGCGGATGGTCGTGGTGGCCGCTGCGCAGAGGCCCCGGACCCAGGTCGCTTGCTAGTGCGCAGGCTCAGCTGCCTGTGGTGCGCCGAGAGCTTGCTGTACCACTGCCTGTCGGACGCCGAGGGCGACTTCTCGGACCCGTGCGCTTGTGAGCCAGGCCACCCACGCCCTGCTGCACGCTGGGCCGCTCTGGCTGCGCTGTCGCTGGCAGTGCCCTGCCTCTGCTGCTACGCGCCCCTGCGCGCCTGTCACTGGGTTGCAGCACGCTGTGGATGTGCTGGCTGCGGGGGTCGTCATGAGGAGGCTGCTCGGTGA
- the Spred3 gene encoding sprouty-related, EVH1 domain-containing protein 3 isoform X1 — translation MGAIRGVRYSPSRALGPSGQVRPLCSYPSPKPPPPPPRLPGSPSLPPSPRLPVPVSSAAGTSEGAGANRRRRRRPRRRRSEPGRSLPGRYMVRVRAVVMARDDSSGGWLPVGGGGLSQVSVCRVRGARPEGGARQGHYVIHGERLRDQKITLECTLRPGLVYNKVNPIFHHWSLGDCKFGLTFQSPAEADEFQKGLLAALAALSRGSLTPSSSSSSSSPSQDTAETPCPLTSHIDSDSSSSHSRQETSPTAVAAPIVTVESTTAFPPATPPQQRRPSAQSYPPLLPFTGIPEASESLAGAGSQGWGGRGYEDYRRSGLPASLPLSTCVVGFVKTGALRGAALGPPVSLPAPLTEAAPPAPPARPPPGPGPTSAPAKASPEAEEAARCVHCRALFRRRADGRGGRCAEAPDPGRLLVRRLSCLWCAESLLYHCLSDAEGDFSDPCACEPGHPRPAARWAALAALSLAVPCLCCYAPLRACHWVAARCGCAGCGGRHEEAAR, via the exons ATGGGGGCTATAAGGGGTGTTCGTTATAGCCCGAGCCGGGCTCTAGGACCCAGCGGGCAAGTACGCCCGCTTTGCTCCTACCCCTCCCCCAagccgccccctccccccccacgtCTTCCaggttccccctccctccccccctcgcCCCGGCTCCCGGTGCCCGTCTCTAGCGCCGCCGGAACCAGCGAGGGAGCGGGAgcgaacaggaggaggaggaggaggccgcGTCGCCGCCGCTCGGAGCCCGGCCGGAGCCTCCCAGGCAG gTACATGGTGCGGGTCCGAGCCGTGGTGATGGCCCGAGATGACTCCAGTGGGGGCTGGCTGCCTGTGGGGGGCGGGGGCCTCAGCCAGGTGAGCGTATGTCGGGTCCGAGGGGCCAGGCCCGAGGGGGGGGCCCGCCAGGGGCACTACGTCATCCACGGGGAGCGGCTTCGGGACCAGAAA ATCACCTTGGAGTGTACCCTCAGGCCAGGTTTGGTTTACAACAAAGTGAACCCTATCTTCCACCACTGGAGCCTGGGTGACTGCAAGTTTGGGCTGACGTTTCAGAGTCCTGCTGAGGCTGATGAATTCCAGAAGGGTCTTCTAGCTGCGCTGGCCGCACTCAGCCGAG GCTCACTCACTccgtcctcttcctcttcctcctcctccccttcccaggaCACTGCAGAGACCCCCTGCCCTCTGACG TCCCACATAGATAGCGACTCCTCCTCCAGTCACAGCCGCCAGGAAACTTCTCCCACAGCTGTCGCAGCGCCCATTGTCACGGTGGAGTCAACAACTGCCTTCCCACCGGCCACTCCTCCACAACAGCGCCGCCCCTCTGCTCAG AGCTACCCTCCGCTTCTACCGTTCACTGGTATTCCAGAAGCCTCAGAGTCTCTAGCCGGGGCAGGGAGCCAGGGCTGGGGCGGCCGTGGCTATGAGGACTACCGGCGATCTGGACTACCGGCATCTCTTCCTCTGTCTACCTGTGTCGTGGGCTTCGTCAAGACTGGTGCATTGAGGGGTGCAGCCCTGGGTCCCCCAGTGTCACTCCCTGCCCCTCTCACTGAGGCTGCACCCCCAGCACCTCCTGCTCGTCCACCCCCGGGTCCGGGCCCCACCTCTGCTCCAGCCAAGGCCTCCCCTGAGGCCGAGGAGGCTGCACGTTGTGTGCACTGCAGAGCACTCTTCCGCCGCCGTGCGGATGGTCGTGGTGGCCGCTGCGCAGAGGCCCCGGACCCAGGTCGCTTGCTAGTGCGCAGGCTCAGCTGCCTGTGGTGCGCCGAGAGCTTGCTGTACCACTGCCTGTCGGACGCCGAGGGCGACTTCTCGGACCCGTGCGCTTGTGAGCCAGGCCACCCACGCCCTGCTGCACGCTGGGCCGCTCTGGCTGCGCTGTCGCTGGCAGTGCCCTGCCTCTGCTGCTACGCGCCCCTGCGCGCCTGTCACTGGGTTGCAGCACGCTGTGGATGTGCTGGCTGCGGGGGTCGTCATGAGGAGGCTGCTCGGTGA
- the Spred3 gene encoding sprouty-related, EVH1 domain-containing protein 3 isoform X3: MVRVRAVVMARDDSSGGWLPVGGGGLSQVSVCRVRGARPEGGARQGHYVIHGERLRDQKITLECTLRPGLVYNKVNPIFHHWSLGDCKFGLTFQSPAEADEFQKGLLAALAALSRGSLTPSSSSSSSSPSQDTAETPCPLTSHIDSDSSSSHSRQETSPTAVAAPIVTVESTTAFPPATPPQQRRPSAQSYPPLLPFTGIPEASESLAGAGSQGWGGRGYEDYRRSGLPASLPLSTCVVGFVKTGALRGAALGPPVSLPAPLTEAAPPAPPARPPPGPGPTSAPAKASPEAEEAARCVHCRALFRRRADGRGGRCAEAPDPGRLLVRRLSCLWCAESLLYHCLSDAEGDFSDPCACEPGHPRPAARWAALAALSLAVPCLCCYAPLRACHWVAARCGCAGCGGRHEEAAR; encoded by the exons ATGGTGCGGGTCCGAGCCGTGGTGATGGCCCGAGATGACTCCAGTGGGGGCTGGCTGCCTGTGGGGGGCGGGGGCCTCAGCCAGGTGAGCGTATGTCGGGTCCGAGGGGCCAGGCCCGAGGGGGGGGCCCGCCAGGGGCACTACGTCATCCACGGGGAGCGGCTTCGGGACCAGAAA ATCACCTTGGAGTGTACCCTCAGGCCAGGTTTGGTTTACAACAAAGTGAACCCTATCTTCCACCACTGGAGCCTGGGTGACTGCAAGTTTGGGCTGACGTTTCAGAGTCCTGCTGAGGCTGATGAATTCCAGAAGGGTCTTCTAGCTGCGCTGGCCGCACTCAGCCGAG GCTCACTCACTccgtcctcttcctcttcctcctcctccccttcccaggaCACTGCAGAGACCCCCTGCCCTCTGACG TCCCACATAGATAGCGACTCCTCCTCCAGTCACAGCCGCCAGGAAACTTCTCCCACAGCTGTCGCAGCGCCCATTGTCACGGTGGAGTCAACAACTGCCTTCCCACCGGCCACTCCTCCACAACAGCGCCGCCCCTCTGCTCAG AGCTACCCTCCGCTTCTACCGTTCACTGGTATTCCAGAAGCCTCAGAGTCTCTAGCCGGGGCAGGGAGCCAGGGCTGGGGCGGCCGTGGCTATGAGGACTACCGGCGATCTGGACTACCGGCATCTCTTCCTCTGTCTACCTGTGTCGTGGGCTTCGTCAAGACTGGTGCATTGAGGGGTGCAGCCCTGGGTCCCCCAGTGTCACTCCCTGCCCCTCTCACTGAGGCTGCACCCCCAGCACCTCCTGCTCGTCCACCCCCGGGTCCGGGCCCCACCTCTGCTCCAGCCAAGGCCTCCCCTGAGGCCGAGGAGGCTGCACGTTGTGTGCACTGCAGAGCACTCTTCCGCCGCCGTGCGGATGGTCGTGGTGGCCGCTGCGCAGAGGCCCCGGACCCAGGTCGCTTGCTAGTGCGCAGGCTCAGCTGCCTGTGGTGCGCCGAGAGCTTGCTGTACCACTGCCTGTCGGACGCCGAGGGCGACTTCTCGGACCCGTGCGCTTGTGAGCCAGGCCACCCACGCCCTGCTGCACGCTGGGCCGCTCTGGCTGCGCTGTCGCTGGCAGTGCCCTGCCTCTGCTGCTACGCGCCCCTGCGCGCCTGTCACTGGGTTGCAGCACGCTGTGGATGTGCTGGCTGCGGGGGTCGTCATGAGGAGGCTGCTCGGTGA
- the Spred3 gene encoding sprouty-related, EVH1 domain-containing protein 3 isoform X4: protein MVRVRAVVMARDDSSGGWLPVGGGGLSQITLECTLRPGLVYNKVNPIFHHWSLGDCKFGLTFQSPAEADEFQKGLLAALAALSRGSLTPSSSSSSSSPSQDTAETPCPLTSHIDSDSSSSHSRQETSPTAVAAPIVTVESTTAFPPATPPQQRRPSAQSYPPLLPFTGIPEASESLAGAGSQGWGGRGYEDYRRSGLPASLPLSTCVVGFVKTGALRGAALGPPVSLPAPLTEAAPPAPPARPPPGPGPTSAPAKASPEAEEAARCVHCRALFRRRADGRGGRCAEAPDPGRLLVRRLSCLWCAESLLYHCLSDAEGDFSDPCACEPGHPRPAARWAALAALSLAVPCLCCYAPLRACHWVAARCGCAGCGGRHEEAAR, encoded by the exons ATGGTGCGGGTCCGAGCCGTGGTGATGGCCCGAGATGACTCCAGTGGGGGCTGGCTGCCTGTGGGGGGCGGGGGCCTCAGCCAG ATCACCTTGGAGTGTACCCTCAGGCCAGGTTTGGTTTACAACAAAGTGAACCCTATCTTCCACCACTGGAGCCTGGGTGACTGCAAGTTTGGGCTGACGTTTCAGAGTCCTGCTGAGGCTGATGAATTCCAGAAGGGTCTTCTAGCTGCGCTGGCCGCACTCAGCCGAG GCTCACTCACTccgtcctcttcctcttcctcctcctccccttcccaggaCACTGCAGAGACCCCCTGCCCTCTGACG TCCCACATAGATAGCGACTCCTCCTCCAGTCACAGCCGCCAGGAAACTTCTCCCACAGCTGTCGCAGCGCCCATTGTCACGGTGGAGTCAACAACTGCCTTCCCACCGGCCACTCCTCCACAACAGCGCCGCCCCTCTGCTCAG AGCTACCCTCCGCTTCTACCGTTCACTGGTATTCCAGAAGCCTCAGAGTCTCTAGCCGGGGCAGGGAGCCAGGGCTGGGGCGGCCGTGGCTATGAGGACTACCGGCGATCTGGACTACCGGCATCTCTTCCTCTGTCTACCTGTGTCGTGGGCTTCGTCAAGACTGGTGCATTGAGGGGTGCAGCCCTGGGTCCCCCAGTGTCACTCCCTGCCCCTCTCACTGAGGCTGCACCCCCAGCACCTCCTGCTCGTCCACCCCCGGGTCCGGGCCCCACCTCTGCTCCAGCCAAGGCCTCCCCTGAGGCCGAGGAGGCTGCACGTTGTGTGCACTGCAGAGCACTCTTCCGCCGCCGTGCGGATGGTCGTGGTGGCCGCTGCGCAGAGGCCCCGGACCCAGGTCGCTTGCTAGTGCGCAGGCTCAGCTGCCTGTGGTGCGCCGAGAGCTTGCTGTACCACTGCCTGTCGGACGCCGAGGGCGACTTCTCGGACCCGTGCGCTTGTGAGCCAGGCCACCCACGCCCTGCTGCACGCTGGGCCGCTCTGGCTGCGCTGTCGCTGGCAGTGCCCTGCCTCTGCTGCTACGCGCCCCTGCGCGCCTGTCACTGGGTTGCAGCACGCTGTGGATGTGCTGGCTGCGGGGGTCGTCATGAGGAGGCTGCTCGGTGA